The proteins below are encoded in one region of Dioscorea cayenensis subsp. rotundata cultivar TDr96_F1 chromosome 18, TDr96_F1_v2_PseudoChromosome.rev07_lg8_w22 25.fasta, whole genome shotgun sequence:
- the LOC120282784 gene encoding LOW QUALITY PROTEIN: fanconi-associated nuclease 1 homolog (The sequence of the model RefSeq protein was modified relative to this genomic sequence to represent the inferred CDS: deleted 2 bases in 1 codon; substituted 1 base at 1 genomic stop codon): MDQSLDEYNLEMIVRCINLCNSRISRSFEKEIQLSVPDSPPKFFSHFSAAWVYSKMLFLGVSVFEHERRYEDAVGLLRVLLSRFTCDSRRGHWMLRLSVDLEHLGHLDESLPVAEEGVLDPWVRAGSKMALQRWIVXLAKPPRRWRVPDCAQFLKRKIKEVNINGRPLNCETGAKNIFYGYDGDLCGVEQLALQYYAGDGGNWQGIHSESGIWITIFGHLMWDIIFSDVPNVLRSKFQMAPLDLDTDDFYVARKFHIESHLKLIQNGKAEEILTSSWKSHLGTSCRGVNWERHSLFELQTVVACIGGRCLAYPCRHLAQDYRSWSSGMPDLLLWRFHGDRDVGESKLVEVKGPRDRLSEQQRAWLLLLMDYGYDTEVCKVSPVPLS, from the exons ATGGACCAGTCACTGGATGAGTACAATTTGGAAATGATAGTAAGATGCATAAATCTATGCAATAGCCGCATTTCTAGATCTTTTGAAAAGGAAATCCAGCTTTCTGTTCCTGATTCTCCACCGAAATTTTTCTCACATTTCTCTGCTGCATGGgtctactcaaaaatgctctTTTTGGGTGTTTCAGTGTTTGAACATGAGCGAAG ATATGAAGATGCAGTCGGGCTTCTGAGGGTGCTGCTGAGCAGATTTACTTGTGACAGCAGGCGGGGTCATTGGATGCTGAGACTTTCTGTTGATTTGGAGCATTTGGGTCATCTTGATGAGAGTCTTCCAGTTGCTGAAGAAGGGGTATTGGATCCCTGGGTTCGTGCTGGTTCAAAAATGGCATTGCAGAGATGGATAGTATGATTAGCAAAGCCTCCAAGGCGGTGGAGG GTGCCAGATTGTGCACAATTTCTGAAGAGAAAGATCAAAGAA GTTAATATAAATGGAAGGCCTTTGAACTGTGAAACAGGTGCAAAGAACATATTCTATGGTTATGATGGTGATCTCTGTGGAGTAGAGCAACTAGCTTTGCAATATTATGCAGGAGATGGAGGCAATTGGCAGGGGATCCATTCTGAAAGTGGTATTTGGATAACAATTTTTGGACATCTCATGTGGGATATTATATTTAGTGACGTGCCAAATGTTCTTCGTTCGAAGTTTCAG ATGGCACCACTTGACCTCGACACAGATGACTTTTATGTTGCTAGAAAGTTTCACATTGAATCTCACCTAAAACTGATACAAAATGGCAAGGCTGAGGAAATCCTAACAAGTTCATGGAAATCACACTTGGGGACCTCTTGCAGAGGAGTCAATTGGGAACGCCATTCCTTGTTTGAATTACAAACTGTTGTAGCATGCATTGGTGGGCGCTGTTTGGCCTATCCTTGCAGGCATTTGGCGCAAGATTACAGGAGTTGGTCCAGTGGAATGCCGGACTTGTTGTTATGGCGCTTTCATGGAGATAGGGATGTAGGTGAATCTAAGCTTGTTGAAGTCAAAGGTCCTAGGGATCGACTCTCAGAACAGCAACGAGCTTGGTTGTTGCTCCTCATGGATTATGGCTACGATACTGAGGTTTGCAAAGTGAGCCCAGTTCCTTTGTCGTAA